A window from Malassezia japonica chromosome 1, complete sequence encodes these proteins:
- the PRT1 gene encoding Translation initiation factor 3 subunit b (BUSCO:EOG09260K24; antiSMASH:Cluster_1; COG:A; EggNog:ENOG503NXCR): MERELGDIDYSDIEAKYEVPFDDSLDNVIIINGIPVITSAKQQKLFEAIQKRFRTQAEIEVPLECMHIQYGDSGDSKGYILMELASGDEASHAIRTMDGYAFDKKHHFVVTRFSDIERLVNMDETYVDPEEEPYKQRGHLRSWLADPAGRDQLAICVGDDVQIAWHNRSSNPQVAHSRTRWTESYVQWSPLGTYLATFHLQGIALWGGAAWERIMRYPHPGVRLVDFSPDEKYMVTWSPEPIQVPENAPQGPQFFAPEDEGNRVAVWEVRTGHLLRTFPIQQEEQLADGPPVKGFSWPFLKWSGDSKYCAKVTPGKFISVYQVPSMGLLDQKSIKVEGVVDFEWCPLGDKDKEALEIWNDGKNKDLPKSFKKPRDNMLCFWQPEVANQPARVTVMSLPTREVLRSKNLFNVADCKLHWHPQGDYLCVKVDRQTKTKKTVFCNFELFRMREKDFPVEVVELKDPVIAFAWEPQGSHFAVISSNDPNFGVVAPGISLKTQLNFYHLHPRGNFRMLKSFDNKTCSSLFWSPRGRHLLTATLGSTQKFELEWYDVDFNNEARQNANNPEVLEEVKQIGNAEHYSMTDVEWDPSGRYVTTSASLWRRSTEHGYAIWDFRGTELQKHIIEQFKQILWRPRPKTLLSKEDQKRVRRNLKEFSKVFDQEDEAEESSQALAHREVYQRMVEEWKAWRARNREELENAKKEFNTDTAGPSAEQLQKESTEEVQEWVEEVLEETEEAV, from the coding sequence atggagcgcgagctgggcgaCATTGACTACTCGGATATCGAGGCGAAGTATGAGGTGCCGTTCGATGATAGTCTCGATAATGTCATTATCATCAACGGTATCCCCGTGATCACTTCAGCGAAGCAGCAGAAGCTGTTTGAGGCCATCCAGAAGCGTTTCCGCACCCAGGCCGAGATCGAGGTCCCGCTGGAGTGCATGCACATCCAGTACGGTGACAGCGGCGACTCGAAGGGCTATATTCTGATGGAGCTTGCGAGTGGCGATGAGGCGTCGCACGCCATCCGCACGATGGACGGCTACGCATTCGACAAGAAGCACCACTTTGTCGTCACACGTTTCTCTGACattgagcgcctcgtgaATATGGACGAGACGTACGTCGACCCCGAGGAGGAGCCATacaagcagcgcggccaCCTGCGTTCGTGGCTCGCCGACCCCGCGGGCCGCGATCAGCTCGCCAtctgcgtcggcgacgatgTCCAGATCGCCTGGCACAACCGCTCTTCTAACCCCCAGGTGGCCCACAGCCGGACGCGCTGGACCGAGTCTTATGTGCAGTGGTCGCCGCTCGGAACCTATCTTGCTACGTTCCACCTGCAGGGTATTGCGCTCTGGGGTGGCGCCGCCTGGGAGCGGATCATGCGATACCCCCACCCCGGTGTGCGCCTGGTGGACTTTAGCCCCGACGAGAAATACATGGTGACCTGGTCGCCCGAGCCGATTCAAGTGCCGGAGAATGCGCCGCAGGGTCCCCAGTTCTTTGCGCCGGAGGACGAGGGGAACCGCGTGGCTGTGTGGGAAGTGCGTACGGGCCACCTGCTCCGTACCTTCCCCATCCAGCAggaggagcagctcgctgaTGGGCCGCCGGTCAAGGGCTTCTCGTGGCCGTTTTTGAAGTGGAGCGGTGACAGCAAGTACTGCGCCAAGGTGACGCCCGGCAAGTTTATCAGTGTGTACCAGGTGCCGAGCATGGGCCTGCTGGACCAAAAGAGCATCAAGGTCGAGGGTGTGGTCGACTTTGAGTGGTGCCCCCTGGGCGACAAGGACAAGGAGGCGCTAGAGATCTGGAACGATGGCAAGAACAAGGACCTGCCCAAGAGCTTCAAGAAGCCGCGTGACAATATGCTGTGCTTCTGGCAGCCTGAAGTCGCCAACCAGCCCGCACGCGTGACGGTGATGAGCCTGCCAACCCGCGAGGTCCTCCGGTCGAAGAACCTGTTCAACGTCGCGGACTGCAAGCTGCACTGGCACCCCCAGGGCGACTACCTCTGTGTCAAGGTCGACCGCCAGACCAAGACCAAAAAGACCGTCTTTTGCAACTTTGAGCTCTTCCGCATGCGCGAGAAGGACTTCCCGGTCGAGGTCGTGGAGCTCAAGGACCCGGTGATTGCGTTTGCGTGGGAGCCGCAGGGCTCCCACTTTGCCGTGATCTCGTCCAACGACCCCAACTTTGGCGTCGTGGCGCCGGGCATCTCGCTCAAGACGCAGCTCAACTTTTACCACCTGCACCCGCGTGGCAACTTCCGCATGCTCAAGTCGTTCGACAACAAGACTTGCAGCTCGCTCTTTTGgtcgcctcgcggccgtcACCTGCTCACCGCCACGCTCGGCTCCACGCAAAAGTTCGAGCTGGAATGGTACGACGTCGACTTCAAcaacgaggcgcgccagaACGCCAACAACCCCGAGGTCTTGGAGGAGGTGAAGCAGATTGGCAATGCCGAACACTACAGCATGACCGACGTCGAGTGGGACCCGAGCGGTCGCTACGtcacgacgagcgccagtctctggcgccgctcgaccgaGCACGGCTACGCGATCTGGGACTTCCGTGGCACCGAGCTGCAGAAGCATATCATTGAGCAGTTCAAGCAGATCCTCTGGCGCCCGCGGCCCAAGACGCTCCTCTCGAAGGAGGACCAGAAGCGCGTTCGCCGCAACCTCAAGGAGTTCTCCAAGGTCTTTGACCaagaggacgaggccgaggagagcagccaggcgcttgcgcaccgcgaAGTCTACCAGCGCATGGTCGAGGAGTGGAAGgcgtggcgtgcgcgcaaccgcgaggagctcgagaacGCCAAGAAGGAGTTCAACACCGACACCGCTGGgcccagcgccgagcagctccaaAAGGAGAGCACGGAAGAGGTGCAGGAATGGGTCGAGGAAGTCCTCGAGGAGACCGAGGAGGCGGTCTAG
- the SPB1 gene encoding AdoMet-dependent rRNA methyltransferase spb1 (EggNog:ENOG503NUYV; antiSMASH:Cluster_1; BUSCO:EOG09260V5Q; COG:A) — protein sequence MGKHDKKSGKGEQGYRARSAFKLVQLNKKYKFLEDARCCIDLCAAPGGWLQVASKHMPPNSLIVGVDLVPIKPIPRCITFAEDINSYKCRDQLRTHLKDWRADVVLHDGAPNVGTAWVQDAYAQSELTLQSLKLAVEFLAPGGTFVTKVFRSKDYNNLIWVFNQLFHHVEATKPPSSRNVSAEIFVVCQRFKNMTRIDPKFLDPKYVFKELDVTGGAKDMSGTSSQNLLENVVNPEKARRKREGYEDGNYTLYKTISADAYIRGSDAIAALGTYNRITFETEEDKALQRDPLTTADVLANCEDLKVLGRSDFAILMKWRKAMREKLGIDRSKKQQREDEAAAAAETVEIEPLDEEEAIDEELVRLNEESSKRARKERRKRNEARAKAIQKLQLNMTTPMDIAEDWQDDALQGGAETFSLDALEGRGNKGGKVNTAEFLDAQEALSDEEPEQGEDEDEDEDEDEDERERRVQELESGMDSMYEQYQEHMQMRDAKFRAKEARRKSSKYEEWGGIGADKKDDESDIESDVETGFDSVNRRKFLEETYDSDDAEDDDDERMDAADNAAPAPKKARKAAKPAPALDSAQQKALLTSLESGNELKERESNASAMWYDNPIFKDMIPMESLIPAQSKRDERDATPDLDEDEGEEEEEDAKEDEADDDDEIEVVPSSFGVDVPEGEWSVYDEDEEAKKQEHIAKHGLHTAEAVSMAHALVNRQMTKTDLVNQGFTKHNFNDKGGLPEWFLDDENKHYRANIPVSKEAVDALRARQRALDARPIKKIAEAKARKKHRAAMRLEKAQKRAEAINENSELSEREKAENINKIMARSMAKKAGSEKQAPQVVVARGSNRGLKGRPKGTKGRYRMVDPRMKKELRAKKRIDKRDGKKRSSGNKQQRRIPKGY from the exons ATGGGAAAGCACGACAAGAAGTCGGGCAAGGG GGAACAAGGTTATCGCGCGCGTTCCGCTTTCAAGCTCGTCCAGCTCAACAAAAAGTACAAGTTTTTGGAGGATGCGCGCTGCTGTATCGACTTGTGTGCCGCCCCTGGCGGTTGGCTGCAGGTCGCGAGCAAGCACATGCCGCCCAACAGCTTGATCGTCG GTGTCGATTTGGTGCCAATCAAGCCCATTCCGCGGTGCATTACGTTCGCCGAAGATATCAACTCGTACAAGTGCCGTGACCAGCTGCGCACACACCTCAAGGACTGGCGCGCGGATGTTGTGCTGCACGACGGTGCGCCGAACGTCGGTACCGCATGGGTGCAGGACGCCTACGCCCAGTCGGAGCTCACGCTGCAGTCGCTCaagctcgccgtcgagtTCCTCGCCCCAGGCGGTACCTTTGTGACGAAGGTTTTCCGCTCCAAGGACTACAACAACCTGATCTGGGTCTTTAACCAACTCTTCCACCACGTCGAGGCGACCAAGCCACCGTCGTCGCGTAATGTCTCGGCAGAAATTTTCGTCGTGTGCCAGCGTTTCAAGAACATGACGCGCATCGACCCCAAGTTTTTGGATCCGAAGTACGTCTTCAAGGAGCTGGACGTCACAGGCGGTGCCAAGGACATGTCCGGCACCAGCTCGCAGAATCTCTTGGAGAACGTGGTGAACCCTGAAAAGGCGCGCCGTAAGCGTGAGGGATACGAGGACGGCAATTATACCCTGTACAAGACCATCTCTGCCGATGCATACATCCGCGGCTCCGACGCCATCGCCGCACTCGGCACGTACAACCGCATCACGTTTGAGACGGAGGAGGATAAAGCACTGCAGCGCGATCCACTCACTACGGCCGACGTCCTGGCGAACTGCGAGGATCTCAAGGTGCTTGGCCGCAGCGACTTTGCTATCTTGATGAAGTGGCgcaaggcgatgcgcgaaaAGCTCGGCATCGACCGCTCCAagaagcagcagcgcgaggacgaagcggcggccgcggctgAAACCGTCGAGATCGAGCCGCTGGACGAAGAGGAGGCGATCGACGaagagctcgtgcgcctcaaCGAAGAGTCCTCCAAGCGCGCacgcaaggagcgccgcaagcgcaacgaggcgcgtgcTAAGGCGATCCAGAAGCTGCAGCTCAACATGACGACGCCGATGGACATTGCAGAAGACTGGCaggacgatgcgctccagGGTGGCGCCGAGACCTTttcgctcgatgcgctcgagggccGCGGAAACAAGGGCGGCAAGGTCAACACGGCCGAGTTCCTCGACGCCCAGGAAGCGCTCTCGGACGAAGAGCCGGAGCAGGGCGAGgatgaggacgaggacgaggacgaggacgaggacgaaagggagcgccgcgtccaggagctcgagtcgGGCATGGACTCGATGTACGAACAGTACCAGGAGCACATGCAGATGCGCGACGCCAAGTTCCGCGCCAaggaggcgcggcgcaagtCGTCCAAGTACGAGGAGTGGGGCGGTATCGGCGCAGATAAGAAGGACGACGAGAGCGACATCGAGAGCGATGTCGAGACCGGCTTTGACTCGGTCAACCGCCGCAAGTTCCTCGAAGAGACCTACGACTCGGACGATGCTGAGGACGATGATGACGAGCGCATGGACGCTGCTGATAACGCGGCACCCGCGCCGAAGaaggcgcgcaaggcggcgaagcctgcgcctgcgctcgactCTGCGCAGCAAAAGGCGCTGCTTACATCGCTCGAGTCGGGCAACGAGCTGAAAGAGCGCGAGAGCAATGCGTCTGCAATGTGGTACGACAACCCCATCTTTAAGGATATGATTCCGATGGAGTCGCTTATTCCTGCTCAgtcgaagcgcgacgagcgcgacgcgacgccggacctcgacgaggacgaaggagaggaagaggaggaggacgccaaggaggacgaggcggacgacgacgacgagatcgaAGTCGTTCCCTCCTCGTTCGGTGTCGATGTGCCCGAGGGCGAGTGGAGCGTCTATGATGAAGACGAAGAGGCGAAGAAGCAGGAGCACATTGCCAAGCACGGCCTGCAcacggccgaggccgtgtcgatggcgcatgcgctggTCAACCGGCAAATGACCAAGACGGATTTGGTGAACCAGGGCTTTACCAAGCACAACTTCAACGACAAGGGCGGTCTGCCCGAGTGGTTCTTGGACGACGAGAACAAGCACTACCGTGCCAACATCCCTGTTTCCAAAGAGGCCGTGGACGCACtgcgtgctcggcagcgtgcgctcgacgcgcgtccCATCAAAAAGattgccgaggccaaggcacGCAAGAAGCACCGTGCTGCGATGCGCCTCGAAAAGGCGCAgaagcgtgccgaggccaTCAACGAGAACTCGGAGCTGTCGGAGCGTGAAAAGGCCGAGAACATCAACAAGATCATGGCCCGCAGCATGGCCAAGAAGGCAGGCAGTGAAAAGCAGGCGCCCCAGGTGGTCGTGGCGCGTGGCTCGAACCGTGGCCTGAAGGGCCGTCCGAAGGGCACCAAGGGTCGCTACCGCATGGTCGACCCTCGTATGAAGAAGGAACTTCGGGCGAAGAAGCGCATCGACAAGCGCGACGGCAAGAAGCGCAGCTCGGGCAAcaagcagcagcgccgtaTCCCCAAAGGGTACTAG
- the rpl22 gene encoding Ribosomal L22e protein (EggNog:ENOG503P2WB; COG:J) has product MAVTKSNKVVGAGASKGAAAKGNNFFIDFSGPASDGVLDADAFEKFLHDRIKVDGKAGQLGDVVQITREGEGKIWVKTTIPFSKRYLKYLTKKFLKRAELRDWLRVVATSKPGFEIKFFNVSYDQEEEEADEE; this is encoded by the exons ATGGCTGTCACGAAGTCTAACAAGGTGGTTGGCGCTGGTGCGTCGAAGGGTGCTGCTGCCAAGGGCAACAACTTCTTCATCGACTTCTCCGGTCCCGCCAGCGACGGTGTCCTGGACGCCGACGCTTTCGAGAAGTTCCTCCACGACCGCATCAAGGTGGACGGCAAGGCCGGCCAGCTCGGTGACGTTGTGCAGATCACCCGCGAGGGTGAGGGCAAGATCTGGGTCAAGACCACGATCCCCTTCTCGAAGCGCTACCTCAAGTACCTGACCAAGAAGTTCCtcaagcgcgccgagctccgtGACTGGCTCCGTGTGGTCGCCACGTCCAAGCCTGGCTTTGAGATCAA GTTCTTCAACGTCTCGTACGAccaggaggaggaggaggccgacgaggagtaA
- the CBF5 gene encoding centromere/microtubule-binding protein cbf5 (EggNog:ENOG503NVVD; COG:J): MSDNTDYMIKPDNSGQKLDSSEWPLLLKNYDKLLVRSSHFTPIPHGCSPLNRDIASYVSSGVINLDKPSNPSSHEVVAWIRRILRVEKTGHSGTLDPKVTGCLIVCVDRATRLVKSQQGAGKEYVAVLRLHEALPDPTKLPLVLETLTGALFQRPPLISAVKRQLRIRTIYESKLIEFDNDRHLAVFWVSCEAGTYIRTLCVHLGLLLGVGGHMQELRRVRSGAMSEADDMVTMHDVLDAQWLYDNQRDESYLRRVIRPLESLLTGYKRIVVKDSAVNAVCYGAKLMIPGLLRFESSIELNEEVVLITTKGEAIAIAIAQMSTVDLSTCDHGVVAKVKRCIMERDTYPRRWGLGPKALEKKKLVKDGKLDKHGHEIQGVTPEAWSKGYVDYSQAEAEGADTSMAGDVSVAQEAEEADEEEESAKDAKKKRKADADDDDEEEVKESEEERKRRKKEKKEAKKAKEAAGEGEKKEKKEKKEKKSKKDE; this comes from the coding sequence ATGTCGGACAACACGGACTATATGATCAAGCCCGATAACTCGGGCCAAAAGCTCGACTCTTCGGAGTGGCCCCTCCTTCTCAAGAACTACGACAAGCTTCTTGTGCGCAGCAGCCACTTTACCCCGATTCCGCACGGCTGCTCGCCGCTGAACCGTGACATTGCTTCGTATGTCAGCAGCGGTGTTATCAACCTGGACAAGCCGTCCAACCCCTCGTCGCACGAGGTCGTCGCATGGATTCGCCGCATTCTGCGTGTTGAAAAGACCGGTCACTcgggcacgctcgaccCCAAGGTTACGGGCTGCCTGATTGTCTGCGTTGACCGCGCTACTCGCCTGGTCAAGTCGCAGCAGGGCGCCGGTAAGGAGTACGTTGCTGTGCTCCGCCTGCACGAGGCTCTCCCTGACCCTACCAAGCTTCCCCTggtgctcgagacgctcacCGGTGCGCTGTTCCAGCGCCCGCCGCTGATTTCGGCTGTCAAGCGCCAGCTGCGTATCCGCACGATCTACGAGTCGAAGCTCATCGAGTTCGACAATGACCGCCACCTCGCCGTGTTCTGGGTGAGCTGCGAGGCGGGCACGTATATCCGTACGCTCTGTGTCCACCTGGGTCTTCTGCTGGGTGTCGGCGGCCACAtgcaggagctgcgccgtgTTCGCAGCGGTGCCATgagcgaggccgacgacaTGGTTACGATGCACGAtgtgctcgatgcgcagtGGCTCTACGACAaccagcgcgacgagtcCTACCTCCGCAGGGTCATCCGCCCTctcgagtcgctgctgACCGGCTACAAGCGCATTGTCGTGAAGGACAGCGCTGTGAACGCTGTGTGCTACGGTGCGAAGCTCATGATTCCCGGTCTGCTTCGCTTCGAGTCCAGCATTGAGCTGAACGAAGAGGTGGTCCTGATCACCACCAAGGGTGAGGCGATTGCGATTGCCATTGCACAGATGTCCACCGTCGACCTGTCGACTTGCGACCACGGTGTGGTGGCCAAGGTGAAGCGCTGCATCATGGAGCGCGACACTTACCCCCGCCGCTGGGGTCTCGGccccaaggcgctcgagaaaAAGAAGCTCGTCAAGGACGGCAAGCTCGACAAGCACGGCCACGAGATCCAGGGTGTGACGCCGGAGGCGTGGTCGAAGGGATACGTCGACTACTCGCAGGCCGAAGCCGAGGGTGCGGATACCTCGATggccggcgacgtgtcgGTTGCGcaggaggccgaggaggctgacgaagaggaggagagcgccaaggacgccaagaagaagcgcaaggccgacgcTGATGACgatgacgaggaggaggtgAAGGAgtcggaggaggagcgcaagcgccggaagaaggagaagaaggaggccaagaaggccaaggaggccgCTGGCGAGGGtgagaagaaggagaaaAAGGAAaagaaggagaagaagTCCAAGAAGGACGAGTAA
- the COX11 gene encoding Cytochrome c oxidase assembly protein cox11, mitochondrial (TransMembrane:1 (i34-56o); COG:O; EggNog:ENOG503NW27) — protein sequence MPLARFISTEELKRAREQHQKMRMDDLRKRNQSIAMYTAAGLIMTLGLSYAAVPFYRLFCAATGYSGTPMTDKSQYADVSRLSPSYHDPLNEKNATQRIRVSFNASHSDQIPWSFVPQQREIYVLPGETALTFFKAHNQTDQDIIGIATYNVLPDRIAPYFAKIECFCFEEQKLLAGEEVDLPVFFFLDKEMLEDAESRDVRDVVLSYTFFSARRNPVNGQLEPDTDLSKYRVGKDA from the exons ATGCCACTCGCGCGCTTCATTTCGACCGAGGAGCTGAAACGCGCACGCGAACAGCACCAAAAAATGCGCATGgacgacctgcgcaagcgcaaccAGAGCATTGCCATGTATACCGCGGCGGGT CTCATTATGACACTCGGCCTGAGCTACGCAGCGGTGCCTTTTTACCGCCTCTTTTGTGCCGCGACAGGCTACAGCGGCACGCCCATGACCGACAAATCGCAGTACGCAGACGTGTCGCGCCTGAGCCCATCGTACCATGACCCACTCAACGAGAAGAatgcgacgcagcgcatccgtGTCTCGTTCAACGCGAGCCACTCGGACCAGATCCCCTGGTCCTTTGTGccccagcagcgcgagatTTACGTGCTGCCGGGCGAGACGGCGCTCACGTTTTTTAAGGCGCACAACCAGACGGATCAAGATATTATCGGTATTGCCACGTACAACGTGCTTCCCGACCGTATTGCGCCCTACTTTGCCAAGATCGAGTGCTTCTGCTTCGAAGAGCAAaagctgctcgccggcgaAGAGGTCGATCTGCCCGTGTTCTTCTTCCTCGACAAGGAGATGCTCGAGGATGCagagtcgcgcgacgtgcgtgaCGTGGTGCTGAGCTATACCTTCTTtagcgcgcggcgcaacCCGGTGAACGGACAACTGGA ACCGGATACGGACTTGAGCAAGTACCGTGTGGGGAAGGATGCCTAA
- the RPS5 gene encoding ribosomal protein S5 (EggNog:ENOG503NVCP; COG:J), with product MAAVGIPKDIASVTIPEAGSVRLFGKWDTQDVEVKDISLTDYIALRNAVYTPHTAGRYASKCFRKAQMPIVERLVNSLMFHGRNNGKKLMAVRIVAHAFEIIHLLTDANPIQILVDAIINTGPREDSTRIGSQGTVRRQAVDVSPLRRVNQSIHLLTTGTRESAFRNVKSVAECLADELINAAKGSSNSYAIKKKDELERVAKSNR from the exons ATGGCCGCTGTTGGTATTCCTA AGGACATTGCCTCCGTCACGATCCCCGAGGCGGGCTCCGTTCGTCTCTTCGGCAAGTGGGACACCCAGGATGTCGAGGTCAAGGACATCTCCCTGACGG ACTACATTGCGCTCCGCAACGCCGTCTACACCCCCCACACTGCCGGCCGCTACGCCAGCAAGTGCTTCCGGAAGGCCCAGATGCCCATCGTTGAGCGGTTGGTGAACTCGCTCATGTTCCACGGCCGCAACAACGGCAAGAAGCTCATGGCTGTTCGCATCGTCGCCCACGCCTTTGAGATCATTCACCTCCTCACGGACGCCAACCCCATCCAGATCCTTGTGGACGCCATCATTAACACTGGCCCCCGCGAGGACTCGACCCGTATCGGTTCGCAGGGTACCGTCCGTCGCCAGGCTGTCGATGTGTCGcctctgcgccgcgtgaACCAGTCGATCCACCTCCTCACGACCGGCACCCGCGAGTCGGCCTTCCGCAACGTCAAGAGCGTCGCTGAGTGCCTTGCTGACGAGCTCATCAACGCTGCCAAGGGCTCCTCGAACTCGTACGCCATCAAGAAGAAGGACGAGCTGGAGCGTGTGGCCAAGTCGAACCGTTAA
- a CDS encoding uncharacterized protein (EggNog:ENOG503NXE8; COG:B): MASDSAPQLQFSSSEVNLLIYHYLKESGFLHTCFSLRYEARLDDLPAAHEAVVQPGQLLHYLQRGLMYATAERHVQERADASLPPMPDPLVAVPDGSVPRPPSASMRAGLTPPPAAPPQPERKQDAASQTTELVPIEKRSKEDVMDTTPPTADEDEAKDDSPRRNKKAKKGSHATSASRSNLPGTKTKAIPGAAHVLDDKNLTLLSGHAAEVFVSDWNPAVPGLLASGGGDATVRIWDLNAPSEPPAVCKHLPPTQAKNISTVAWNPDGTLLASGSHDGILRLWTPQGDLHLVMSMHQGPIFAVRWNAKGNLLLTGSADGTAIVWDVGSGRTRQQFSLHSDNVLDVQWLTGALDMPPKAPRVAHPDQAVADAIFATGSADNSVHLCKLGEPKPIHTFHGHTDEVNAIRFDPSQTLLASASDDTTAKIWAVRVPGVQAPRQDGDASRPLKSLLLTLTGHTKEVYSLAWCSTGPQSAHPEQPRMLATCSFDHSARLWNGDNGDCLRVIDGHTQNVYALCFSPCARYLATGGIDDKALVTRIADGQTMYEYAAGGAVLDLAWNVERTTPKSEEQATPPSDARAPPQRLAVAQADKLLGVVDLTPYLM, translated from the coding sequence ATGGCTTCGGAtagcgcgccgcagctgcagTTCTCCTCGTCGGAGGTGAACTTGCTCATCTACCACTACCTGAAAGAGTCAGGATTCTTGCACACATGCTTTTCGCTGCGCTACGAGGCGAGACTCGACGACCTGCCGGCGGCCCACGAGGCGGTCGTCCAGCCGGGGCAGCTGCTCCACtacctgcagcgcggcctgaTGTACGccacggccgagcgccacgtCCAGGAGCGTGCAGACGCATCGCTGCCTCCGATGCCTGATCCGCTCGTTGCCGTGCCGGacggcagcgtgccgcggccaccgagcgcgtcgatgcgcgccggcctcacgccgccgcccgccgcgccgccgcagccggaGCGCAAGCAGGACGCCGCATCGCAGACGACGGAGCTTGTACCGATCGAGAAGCGCAGCAAGGAGGACGTAATGGACACCACGCCGCCcaccgccgacgaggacgaggcgaaggacgactcgccgcgccgcaacAAAAAGGCCAAGAAGGGCTCGCACGcaacgagcgcctcgcgcagcaacCTGCCGGGCACCAAGACCAAGGCGATcccgggcgcggcgcacgtcctcgacgacAAGAACCTCACGCTGCTCTCcggccacgccgccgaagTGTTTGTCTCGGATTGGAATCCGGCCGTGCCCGGCCtcttggcgagcggcggAGGGGATgcgaccgtgcgcatcTGGGACCTGAATGCGCCGTccgagccgccggccgTGTGCAAGCACCTGCCCCCTACGCAGGCCAAAAACATCTCGACCGTCGCCTGGAATCCGGACGGGACGCTGCTGGCGTCCGGCTCGCACGACGGCATCCTGCGGCTGTGGACGCCGCAGGGCGACCTGCACCTCGTCATGTCGATGCACCAGGGCCCCATCTTTGCCGTGCGCTGGAATGCCAAGGGCAACTTGCTGCTCAccggcagcgccgacggcaCGGCGATCGTGTGGGACGTCGGCAgcgggcgcacgcgccagcAGTTTAGCCTGCACTCGGACAACGTGCTTGACGTGCAGTGGCTCACTGGTGCGCTTGATATGCCGCCGAAAGCgccacgcgtcgcgcacccCGACCAGGCGGTCGCCGATGCGATCTTTGCGACGGGCTCGGCGGACAACAGCGTGCACCTCtgcaagctcggcgagccgaAGCCGATCCATACCTTCCACGGCCACACGGACGAGGTGAACGCGATCCGCTTCGATCCGTCGCAGACGCTgctcgcgagcgcatccgaCGACACCACCGCCAAGATCTGGGCGGTGCGTGTGCCCGGCGTGCAGGCGCCGAGGCAGGACGGtgacgcgtcgcgcccccTCAAGAGCCTGCTCTTGACGCTCACTGGCCACACCAAGGAGGTTTACTCGCTCGCCTGGTGCTCGACCGGCCCCCAGTCGGCGCACCCCGAGCAGCCGCGTATGCTGGCCACGTGCAGTTTTGACCACAGCGCGCGGCTGTGGAACGGCGACAATGGCGACTGCCTTCGTGTGATTGATGGGCACACGCAGAATGTGTACGCGCTGTGCTTTAGCCCCTGCGCACGCTATTTGGCTACGGGAGGGATCGacgacaaggcgctcgtGACGCGCATCGCGGACGGGCAGACGATGTACGAGTAcgccgcaggcggcgcggtaCTCGACCTCGCATGGAACGTGGAGCGTACTACACCCAAGTCGGAAGAGCAGGCCACGCCGCcaagcgacgcgcgcgcgccgccgcagcgcctcgcggtggCCCAAGCGGACAAGCTGCTGGGCGTGGTCGACCTGACGCCATACCTTATGTAA